From Hymenobacter sedentarius, a single genomic window includes:
- a CDS encoding POT family MFS transporter, whose amino-acid sequence MLAPTALPTETARFPKAVPFIIGNEVAERFSYYGMRAILPTFLVAQFFNPSHSPALTAVAEARANDFVHSFAALGYALPVVGALLADWVVGKYRVILYLSLLYCVGHALLAAFANDLTGFRLGLLVIAVGMGGIKSSVTANLGDQFTRYNAHLLPKAYGWFQLAIDVGAALSTAFIPELYARYGPAVAFGVPGLLMGAATLVFWLGRRRYVRVPPTGLVQGLRQTFGPGEGRAALRRVGVVFLFIPVVWALYDQSVSEWVLQAAHLNRELWPGFTPLPEQLQILGIVFGIGLNPLLTYRVYPGLERLGLRMSPLRRMGTGMVIIALALAIVAGIQHSLDAGGSPSVWWQVLAYFVVAGGTLMVAVTGLEYAYTHSPLVIKSLTTALWLLTIAGGNFFLGIMNSSIASGGFFARFQGANYYWFFVGLMAVNVTLFAIVASRLREKTYVGVGAAALA is encoded by the coding sequence ATGCTCGCCCCCACCGCCTTGCCCACCGAAACTGCCCGCTTTCCCAAAGCAGTGCCCTTCATCATCGGCAATGAGGTGGCCGAGCGGTTTAGCTACTACGGCATGCGGGCCATACTGCCTACGTTTCTGGTGGCTCAATTTTTCAACCCCAGCCACAGCCCGGCCCTGACCGCCGTGGCCGAAGCCCGGGCCAACGACTTCGTGCACTCGTTTGCGGCGTTGGGCTACGCGCTGCCGGTGGTGGGCGCGCTGCTGGCCGACTGGGTGGTGGGCAAGTACCGCGTCATTTTGTATCTCTCGCTGCTTTACTGCGTGGGCCACGCGCTGCTGGCTGCGTTTGCGAATGATTTAACGGGATTCCGGCTGGGGCTGCTGGTGATTGCGGTAGGCATGGGCGGCATCAAATCCAGCGTGACGGCCAACCTCGGCGACCAGTTTACGCGCTACAATGCGCACCTGCTGCCCAAGGCCTACGGCTGGTTTCAGCTGGCCATCGACGTGGGCGCGGCGCTGTCTACGGCGTTCATACCCGAACTCTATGCCCGCTACGGCCCCGCCGTGGCCTTTGGCGTACCCGGCTTGCTGATGGGCGCGGCCACGCTCGTCTTCTGGCTGGGGCGCAGGCGCTACGTGCGCGTTCCACCCACGGGCCTGGTGCAGGGCCTGCGCCAAACCTTCGGGCCTGGCGAGGGCCGGGCGGCGCTGCGCCGGGTGGGCGTGGTGTTCCTGTTCATCCCGGTGGTGTGGGCGCTCTACGACCAAAGCGTGAGCGAATGGGTGCTGCAGGCGGCCCACCTCAACCGCGAGCTGTGGCCCGGCTTCACGCCGCTGCCCGAGCAACTCCAGATACTGGGCATCGTGTTCGGCATTGGGCTGAATCCGCTGCTTACCTACCGCGTGTACCCGGGGCTGGAGCGGCTGGGGCTGCGCATGAGCCCGCTGCGGCGCATGGGCACGGGCATGGTCATTATTGCCCTGGCACTGGCCATTGTGGCGGGCATTCAGCACAGCTTGGATGCCGGCGGCAGCCCCTCGGTGTGGTGGCAGGTGCTGGCGTATTTCGTGGTGGCGGGCGGCACGCTCATGGTGGCCGTTACGGGCCTGGAATACGCCTACACCCACTCGCCGCTCGTCATCAAAAGCCTGACCACGGCGCTGTGGCTGCTCACCATTGCGGGCGGCAATTTCTTCCTGGGCATCATGAACAGCAGCATTGCCAGCGGTGGCTTTTTTGCCCGGTTTCAGGGCGCGAACTACTACTGGTTCTTTGTTGGGCTGATGGCCGTGAACGTGACGCTGTTTGCAATAGTGGCCTCGCGGCTGCGGGAGAAAACCTACGTCGGGGTTGGGGCGGCGGCATTGGCATAA
- a CDS encoding alpha/beta hydrolase family protein produces the protein MLKGFLQLLLLAALAGFGPGMAAAQAQTAPKYLTADPENNPKAPAGLAELTIPSHGSRLAAFLYTARGPQLHPTLILLHGFPGNERNLDLAQSVRRTGWNVLYFDYRGSWGSEGEFSFHNCVEDVTSVVAFCKKQAQALRIDTTQLALFGHSMGGWVGLKALPQLPEIRKAVILSPWDIYATAAGMAKDEPRAAFDKYADGLFMLRKASGNALMAPVLADAKAFQLNADGTALSKKQLVFLDENRRNEAWIKAIGAANKASFRYEVWNTDHPFSNKRIALTKTVIAFLNK, from the coding sequence GTGCTCAAAGGTTTTCTTCAACTACTACTGCTCGCGGCGCTGGCCGGCTTCGGCCCCGGCATGGCGGCAGCCCAGGCCCAGACCGCCCCAAAATACCTGACCGCCGACCCGGAGAATAACCCCAAGGCCCCGGCCGGTTTAGCAGAACTAACCATTCCGTCGCACGGCAGCCGGCTGGCGGCTTTCTTGTACACGGCAAGAGGCCCGCAGCTTCACCCCACCCTGATTTTGCTACACGGCTTCCCCGGCAACGAGCGCAACCTCGACCTGGCCCAATCGGTGCGGCGCACGGGCTGGAACGTGCTGTATTTTGACTACCGCGGCTCGTGGGGCAGCGAGGGCGAGTTTTCGTTTCACAACTGCGTGGAGGACGTGACCAGCGTGGTGGCTTTTTGTAAAAAGCAGGCCCAAGCGCTGCGCATCGACACCACGCAGCTGGCGCTGTTTGGACACAGCATGGGCGGCTGGGTTGGGCTGAAAGCCTTGCCGCAGCTGCCGGAAATCCGCAAGGCCGTCATCCTCTCGCCCTGGGACATCTACGCCACCGCCGCCGGGATGGCGAAAGACGAGCCGCGCGCTGCGTTCGACAAGTACGCCGATGGCTTGTTTATGCTCCGCAAAGCGTCGGGCAATGCCCTGATGGCGCCCGTGCTGGCCGATGCCAAGGCTTTTCAGCTCAATGCCGATGGCACGGCCCTGAGCAAAAAGCAGCTGGTGTTTCTGGACGAAAACCGCCGCAACGAAGCGTGGATTAAGGCGATTGGCGCGGCCAACAAGGCCAGCTTTCGCTACGAAGTGTGGAACACCGACCATCCGTTCAGCAACAAGCGCATTGCCCTCACCAAAACGGTTATTGCGTTTTTAAACAAGTAA
- a CDS encoding M28 family metallopeptidase — protein MNTLFKTTTALLLAGLSLAAPLTASAQKKAAAPPRKPTATANAEAAIKESDIKRDLYALAGDHFRGREGGTLDELKASVWLADQIRAIGLQPAGDDGTYFQWFHLQRTRLTKASKLSIGTHQLKPNQDALIFAPTNYAVTAPLVYVGTGTTAELAKTDIKGKAVALLFSGTPPPTQIFRYFLRQVMTEKSAELMKAGATAVVFVADSRAQAVYDHWGHTYERGRYGLPGDATLKVVDTPPIMLLPESAKDWVQQAGQQLVVDLKVESFLYPSVNIVARVPGTDAQLKKENVLFSTHQDHDGVRAPVAGDSIWNGADDNGTGCAALLAIMRAFKQQPARRTALFVYHGAEERGLLGSRYYSAHPTVPQASIVAVLNAEMMGRNAPDSAALLGSIPPHLNSSDLVKTALAANQAGPKFKLDTEWDKATHPEGWYFRSDHLPYARLGIPAIMYTTLLHADYHTPKDEPNRINYPKLTRMTQWMYLTGWAVANRSAPPAREPGFKLER, from the coding sequence ATGAATACCCTTTTCAAAACCACCACCGCCTTGCTGCTGGCGGGCCTTAGCCTGGCCGCCCCGCTCACCGCCTCGGCCCAGAAGAAAGCCGCAGCTCCCCCCCGCAAACCCACCGCGACTGCCAACGCGGAAGCCGCCATTAAGGAGAGCGACATCAAGCGCGACTTGTATGCCCTGGCCGGCGACCATTTCCGGGGCCGCGAGGGCGGCACGCTCGACGAGCTGAAGGCCTCCGTGTGGCTGGCCGACCAGATTCGGGCCATCGGCCTGCAGCCCGCCGGCGACGACGGCACCTACTTCCAATGGTTCCACTTGCAGCGCACCCGCCTCACCAAAGCCAGCAAGCTCAGCATCGGCACGCATCAGCTCAAGCCCAACCAGGATGCCCTGATTTTTGCGCCCACCAACTACGCCGTCACGGCGCCGCTGGTGTACGTGGGCACCGGCACCACCGCCGAGCTGGCCAAAACCGACATCAAAGGCAAGGCCGTGGCGCTGCTTTTTTCGGGCACCCCTCCCCCAACGCAGATTTTTCGCTACTTCCTGCGGCAGGTGATGACCGAAAAGTCGGCCGAACTGATGAAGGCTGGCGCAACGGCAGTGGTCTTTGTAGCCGATTCGCGGGCGCAGGCCGTGTACGACCACTGGGGCCACACCTACGAGCGGGGCCGCTACGGCCTGCCCGGCGATGCGACCCTGAAAGTAGTGGACACGCCGCCCATCATGCTGCTGCCCGAAAGCGCCAAGGACTGGGTGCAGCAGGCCGGCCAGCAGCTGGTGGTTGATTTGAAAGTGGAAAGCTTCCTCTACCCATCGGTGAACATCGTGGCCCGCGTGCCCGGTACCGATGCCCAGCTCAAGAAGGAAAACGTGCTGTTCAGCACCCACCAGGACCACGACGGCGTGCGCGCCCCCGTGGCCGGCGACTCCATCTGGAACGGCGCCGACGACAACGGCACGGGCTGCGCCGCCCTGTTGGCCATCATGCGCGCCTTCAAGCAGCAGCCCGCCCGCCGCACCGCCCTGTTTGTGTACCACGGCGCCGAGGAGCGCGGCCTGCTGGGCTCGCGCTACTACTCGGCCCACCCCACGGTGCCGCAAGCGTCCATCGTGGCGGTGCTGAATGCCGAAATGATGGGCCGCAACGCCCCCGATAGCGCCGCACTGCTGGGCTCCATCCCGCCGCACCTGAACTCCTCCGACCTCGTGAAAACCGCCCTGGCCGCCAACCAGGCCGGCCCCAAGTTCAAGCTCGACACCGAGTGGGACAAGGCCACCCACCCCGAGGGCTGGTACTTCCGCTCCGACCACCTGCCCTATGCCCGCCTGGGCATTCCGGCCATCATGTACACCACCCTCCTGCACGCGGATTACCACACGCCCAAAGACGAGCCCAACCGCATCAACTACCCCAAGCTGACCCGCATGACGCAGTGGATGTACCTCACCGGCTGGGCAGTAGCCAACCGCTCCGCGCCGCCCGCCCGCGAGCCCGGCTTCAAGCTGGAGCGGTAA
- a CDS encoding DUF885 domain-containing protein, which translates to MLLATAAPAVAQKGKPSAKPAATAAKPSSPAPLAALFEAYSEGQARLFPLNATSQGDYRYNDQLPNDQTRAFRQQQQRFYQQYLASLQKFDRAKLAAEDQVSYDIFKYEMETVLAGFQHFRWMMPFGQAGGLPQSMAQYGSGTGAQPFKTAKDYDNWLSRVHGFTAWADSAIGNFRQGMARGVVLPKALVAKMIPQLDAMVVTDPTKSVFYGPIAKLPASFSEADKTRLTSAYQQAILTELVPAYQKLSAFLKNEYLPKARSTSGFADLPGGPAAYRYAVQAATTTTKTPEEIYQTGLSEVKRLRTEMEAVKNQVGFQGDLPAFFAYMKNEPKFRPYKTPQEVLDGFEAIHQRMLPNLKKMFGRTPKTPFEVRQTEAYRASSASAQYSRGSADGTRAGIFYVPILDATQYNITSLPPMEDVFLHEAIPGHHYQISLQQENTSLPKFRRFGGYSAFSEGWGLYCESLGKELGLYTDPYQYAGSLGGEMHRAIRLVVDVGLHAKGMTREEAIKYMLDNEVISEQLATAEIERYMGNPGQALSYKVGQLKLLEMRARYEKQLGSKFSLGAFHDELLVGGGMPLAVLERKMDAWAARQR; encoded by the coding sequence TTGCTACTTGCTACGGCGGCGCCGGCAGTGGCGCAAAAAGGCAAGCCCTCAGCAAAGCCTGCCGCAACGGCTGCGAAGCCAAGTAGCCCGGCGCCACTGGCGGCTCTGTTCGAAGCGTACTCGGAAGGACAAGCTCGGCTGTTTCCGCTGAATGCCACCAGCCAAGGCGACTACCGCTACAACGACCAGTTGCCCAACGACCAGACCCGCGCTTTCCGGCAGCAACAGCAGCGGTTTTACCAGCAGTACCTCGCCTCACTGCAGAAGTTTGACCGCGCCAAGCTCGCGGCCGAAGACCAGGTGAGCTACGACATTTTCAAGTACGAGATGGAAACGGTTTTGGCCGGCTTCCAGCACTTCCGGTGGATGATGCCCTTCGGCCAGGCGGGGGGCTTGCCGCAAAGCATGGCCCAATACGGGTCGGGCACAGGCGCGCAACCCTTCAAGACCGCCAAAGACTACGATAACTGGCTGAGCCGGGTGCACGGGTTCACTGCTTGGGCCGACTCGGCCATCGGCAACTTCCGCCAGGGCATGGCCCGGGGCGTGGTGCTGCCCAAGGCGCTGGTGGCCAAAATGATTCCGCAGCTGGATGCCATGGTGGTCACGGACCCCACCAAAAGCGTGTTTTACGGCCCCATTGCCAAGCTGCCCGCCAGCTTCTCGGAGGCCGACAAGACCCGGCTCACCAGCGCGTATCAGCAGGCCATCCTCACCGAGCTGGTGCCGGCTTACCAAAAGCTAAGCGCCTTCCTAAAAAACGAGTACCTGCCCAAGGCCCGCAGCACTTCCGGCTTTGCCGACCTGCCGGGCGGCCCGGCGGCCTACCGCTACGCCGTGCAGGCCGCCACAACGACCACCAAAACGCCCGAAGAAATCTACCAGACCGGCCTGAGCGAGGTGAAGCGCCTGCGCACGGAAATGGAGGCCGTGAAAAACCAGGTGGGCTTTCAAGGCGACCTACCCGCCTTCTTTGCTTACATGAAAAACGAGCCGAAATTCCGGCCTTATAAAACGCCACAGGAGGTTCTCGATGGCTTCGAGGCCATTCACCAGCGGATGCTGCCCAACCTCAAAAAGATGTTCGGCCGCACACCCAAAACGCCCTTCGAAGTGCGCCAAACCGAGGCCTACCGGGCCTCATCGGCCAGCGCCCAGTACTCACGCGGGTCGGCCGATGGCACCCGGGCCGGCATTTTCTACGTGCCCATCCTCGACGCCACCCAGTACAACATCACCTCCCTGCCGCCCATGGAGGACGTGTTTTTGCACGAAGCCATTCCGGGGCACCACTACCAGATTTCGCTGCAGCAGGAAAACACCAGTCTGCCCAAGTTCCGGCGCTTTGGCGGCTACAGCGCCTTCAGCGAAGGCTGGGGATTGTACTGCGAGTCGCTGGGCAAAGAGCTCGGCCTCTACACCGACCCCTACCAGTACGCCGGCTCGCTGGGCGGCGAAATGCACCGGGCCATCCGGCTGGTCGTGGATGTGGGCCTGCACGCCAAGGGCATGACCCGCGAGGAAGCCATCAAGTACATGCTCGACAACGAGGTCATCAGCGAACAGCTGGCAACCGCCGAGATTGAGCGCTACATGGGCAACCCCGGCCAGGCCCTGAGCTACAAAGTGGGTCAGCTCAAGCTCCTGGAAATGCGCGCCCGCTACGAAAAGCAGCTGGGCTCCAAGTTTAGCCTAGGCGCTTTCCACGACGAGCTATTGGTTGGCGGTGGCATGCCGCTGGCGGTGCTGGAGCGCAAGATGGACGCTTGGGCCGCGCGGCAGCGGTGA
- a CDS encoding proline iminopeptidase-family hydrolase yields MKKVLLDRHLLAVVVFWLLAFAVRAQSATKEGYIEVPGGKVWYQILGADKPGVPLLVLHGGPGSGSGAFGNFTALADERPVILYDQLGCGKSDRPDNPSLWTLGRYVEELDAVVRALAYPRLHLLGHSWGTTLATEYVLTKKPPQVVSLIESSPWLDTRRWIRDAQHYVAELPPASRAAFKLENAPDSASRRKYQQAVDYYYSLHVWRNRPAVITWQRGGGKQAYETMWGANETTSTGNMKNYSRTANLKNLKLPVLYLCGRYDEATPVSTAYFQRHTPHARLVVFENASHTAYREVPDQYFKTVREFLHQH; encoded by the coding sequence ATGAAGAAAGTACTGCTTGACCGCCACCTGCTGGCGGTAGTCGTCTTTTGGCTGCTGGCCTTTGCCGTGCGGGCCCAATCGGCCACAAAGGAGGGCTACATTGAGGTGCCGGGTGGCAAGGTGTGGTACCAGATTCTGGGGGCCGACAAGCCGGGAGTGCCCCTGCTGGTGCTGCACGGCGGCCCCGGCTCGGGCAGCGGCGCCTTTGGCAATTTTACGGCCTTGGCCGATGAGCGGCCCGTGATTCTGTACGACCAGCTCGGCTGCGGCAAATCGGATAGGCCCGACAACCCCAGCCTCTGGACTCTGGGCCGCTACGTGGAGGAGCTGGACGCCGTGGTGCGCGCCCTGGCCTATCCCAGGCTGCACCTGCTGGGCCACTCCTGGGGCACCACGCTGGCCACCGAATACGTGCTTACCAAAAAGCCGCCGCAGGTCGTCAGCCTTATCGAGTCGAGCCCCTGGCTGGATACCCGGCGCTGGATTCGGGACGCGCAGCACTACGTGGCCGAATTGCCACCGGCCAGCCGGGCGGCGTTCAAGCTGGAAAACGCCCCGGATTCGGCGAGCCGCCGGAAGTATCAGCAGGCCGTGGATTACTACTACAGCCTGCACGTGTGGCGCAACCGGCCGGCCGTTATTACGTGGCAGCGCGGCGGAGGCAAGCAGGCCTATGAAACCATGTGGGGCGCCAACGAGACCACCTCGACCGGCAACATGAAAAACTACTCCCGCACCGCCAACCTCAAAAACCTGAAACTGCCCGTGCTCTACCTCTGCGGGCGCTACGACGAGGCCACGCCGGTCTCCACGGCTTATTTCCAGCGGCACACGCCCCACGCGCGCCTGGTGGTGTTCGAAAATGCTTCGCACACGGCCTACCGCGAAGTACCCGACCAATACTTCAAAACCGTGCGGGAGTTTTTGCACCAGCACTAG
- a CDS encoding amylo-alpha-1,6-glucosidase has product MNRSFRAAVFCCVLSLGTAKQAGAQGQSAPVSVARTAAAGSWAELTAEANRVGKPAWRPMLAYVAALHQRATHPAAPPFDYEWEDLGPGYVYGNAFGHWDVVHEIIDVLPSYPEHALHQLLNDIKNQEPTGLIPGSIYMPGGLARHDSVYWNHSTQGHPPLWPVAVQDYVRQTGDSAIVGRFYTALVRQITWFENNRRAANGGFFYNDILLKKWESGVDEGIRFDDVAKGALACVDATSHVYTLYHIAAQWARQLGLDADYYNQRAAELRTYIQTRLYVPADGMFYDSWAVQNPALRNLPFESMWPLVSGAATPEQANRYIDSYLVNPKVFLTEHPVATVGRRDPKFELRMWRGPAWNSMAYWAARACLNYGRRDAARLILEKALDDSARQFRRTGTIWEFYHPLGGHPETLQRKPTSKYNVPCRDYLGHNPLLAMARLYDSLR; this is encoded by the coding sequence ATGAATAGGTCTTTTCGAGCGGCCGTGTTTTGCTGTGTGTTGAGCCTAGGCACCGCAAAGCAGGCCGGGGCCCAGGGCCAATCCGCTCCGGTTTCGGTGGCACGCACGGCCGCTGCCGGCAGTTGGGCTGAGCTTACGGCCGAGGCTAACCGAGTGGGCAAGCCCGCCTGGCGCCCCATGCTGGCTTACGTGGCGGCCCTGCACCAGCGGGCCACGCACCCGGCTGCCCCACCTTTCGACTACGAATGGGAGGACCTCGGCCCGGGCTACGTGTACGGCAACGCCTTCGGGCACTGGGATGTGGTGCACGAAATCATCGACGTGCTGCCCTCCTATCCCGAGCACGCCCTGCACCAGCTGCTGAACGATATCAAGAACCAAGAGCCCACGGGGCTCATCCCGGGCTCCATCTACATGCCCGGCGGGCTGGCCCGGCACGACTCGGTGTACTGGAACCACAGCACCCAGGGGCACCCGCCGCTGTGGCCGGTGGCCGTGCAGGACTACGTGCGCCAGACCGGCGACAGCGCCATTGTAGGCCGCTTCTACACCGCGCTGGTGCGGCAGATTACCTGGTTTGAAAACAACCGCCGGGCCGCGAATGGCGGTTTTTTCTACAACGATATCCTGCTGAAAAAATGGGAAAGCGGGGTCGATGAAGGCATTCGGTTTGACGACGTGGCTAAGGGCGCCCTGGCCTGCGTGGATGCCACCAGCCACGTGTACACCCTCTACCACATTGCCGCGCAGTGGGCCCGCCAGTTGGGGCTAGATGCCGACTACTACAACCAGCGCGCCGCCGAGCTGCGCACCTATATCCAAACGCGGCTCTATGTACCCGCCGATGGCATGTTCTACGACAGCTGGGCCGTGCAGAACCCTGCCCTGCGCAACCTACCCTTCGAAAGTATGTGGCCCCTGGTGAGCGGCGCGGCCACGCCCGAGCAGGCCAACCGCTACATCGACAGCTACTTGGTCAACCCCAAGGTATTTCTCACCGAGCACCCGGTTGCCACCGTGGGCCGCCGCGACCCCAAATTTGAGCTGCGCATGTGGCGCGGCCCGGCCTGGAATAGTATGGCCTACTGGGCCGCCCGCGCCTGCCTGAACTACGGCCGGCGGGACGCCGCCCGCCTCATCCTGGAAAAAGCCCTAGACGACTCCGCCAGGCAGTTTCGCCGCACCGGCACCATCTGGGAGTTTTACCACCCGCTGGGCGGCCACCCCGAAACCCTGCAGCGCAAGCCCACCAGCAAATACAACGTGCCCTGCCGCGACTACCTCGGCCACAACCCCCTGCTGGCCATGGCCCGCCTCTACGATTCGTTGCGTTAG
- a CDS encoding alpha/beta hydrolase family protein: protein MNSLFSKLSWALAASLHLLMAGSASAQKRFELADIAKTVGVGDPQLSPDGKSILVVVSRANFATNRNDAEVVLVDVANGQQRVLVAGRPTVKQPRWSPTGDQVAFLARTGTGKDAHTQLFVQPLPTGEPVQLTTAAENVQLYSWRPDGKALAYSAADAPTNAAEVARGNDSFDVGNGSVTLTAPPTPDHLWLVSAAGNQPAQRLTSGPGGLPDDSSAPFAWAPDGRTIACVLRPSAQTGDQETTVCTLDVATGTVRPLPGSPHRVDLPAFSPDGRWISYQTPREPPFFESLDFDVVPAAGGKSRHLGRALDRNLQRAVWSPDSKSLFVGGNDGASVSIWQQGLNGSSRKLKLGAVSPNGSYWVEMAVGRRNAVAITANEPGRPAELYYLASPTAPPRRLTDVNHETAALPLGRMEAVEWASDNLRPNGILTYPPDFDASKKYPLVLMMHGGPSNASRLGFYGLGQAVAARGYVVFQPNYRGSDNLGYAFQRAIREDAGAGPGRDVLAGIAMLEQRGWVDSTRIALSGASYGGFMTTWLMGESRRWRCAVAAAPVTDLLDSYNLSDNNIANAGHYGPSPWRSAQNLERYRAQSPLSRAGRWRTPTLILHNVNDFRVPITNSYKLYHALQDNGVAVRFVAFPIAAHTPSDPVRLREWNRLWVDWLDQYLQPEAATAAPGK, encoded by the coding sequence ATGAACTCCTTGTTTTCAAAGTTGAGCTGGGCATTGGCCGCGAGTCTGCACCTGCTGATGGCAGGTTCGGCATCGGCGCAAAAGCGCTTCGAATTAGCCGACATCGCCAAAACCGTGGGCGTGGGCGACCCGCAGCTTTCGCCCGATGGCAAAAGCATCCTGGTCGTGGTGTCGCGGGCCAATTTTGCCACCAACCGCAACGATGCCGAGGTGGTGCTCGTGGACGTGGCCAACGGCCAGCAGCGCGTGCTGGTGGCCGGGCGCCCCACCGTGAAGCAGCCGCGCTGGTCCCCCACCGGCGACCAGGTGGCCTTTCTGGCGCGCACCGGCACCGGCAAAGACGCCCACACCCAGCTATTTGTACAGCCGCTGCCCACCGGCGAGCCCGTGCAGCTCACCACGGCGGCCGAAAACGTGCAGCTCTACAGCTGGCGCCCCGACGGCAAGGCCCTCGCCTACTCGGCTGCCGATGCGCCCACCAACGCCGCCGAAGTGGCCCGCGGCAACGACAGCTTCGACGTGGGCAACGGCAGCGTGACCCTCACCGCCCCGCCCACGCCCGACCACCTCTGGCTGGTGAGCGCCGCCGGCAACCAACCCGCCCAACGCCTGACCAGCGGCCCCGGTGGCCTGCCCGACGACTCCTCGGCGCCCTTTGCCTGGGCCCCCGACGGCCGCACCATTGCGTGCGTGCTCCGGCCCAGCGCCCAAACCGGCGACCAGGAAACCACCGTGTGCACACTGGATGTGGCCACCGGCACCGTCCGCCCCCTGCCGGGCTCGCCCCACCGCGTCGACTTGCCTGCCTTCTCGCCCGATGGCCGCTGGATAAGCTACCAGACGCCTCGGGAGCCCCCATTTTTTGAGTCACTGGATTTTGACGTGGTACCGGCGGCCGGCGGCAAGTCGCGCCACCTGGGCCGGGCCCTCGACCGCAACCTGCAGCGGGCCGTGTGGAGCCCCGACAGCAAGAGCCTGTTTGTGGGCGGCAACGACGGCGCCAGCGTATCCATCTGGCAGCAGGGCCTGAATGGCAGCAGCCGCAAGCTCAAGCTGGGCGCCGTATCGCCCAACGGCAGCTATTGGGTAGAAATGGCCGTGGGCCGGCGCAACGCCGTAGCCATCACGGCCAACGAGCCCGGCCGCCCAGCCGAGCTGTATTACCTAGCCTCGCCCACAGCCCCCCCGCGCCGCCTTACCGATGTCAACCACGAAACCGCCGCGCTGCCCCTGGGCCGCATGGAAGCGGTGGAATGGGCTTCGGACAACCTACGCCCGAACGGCATCCTGACATACCCGCCCGATTTTGACGCGAGCAAAAAGTACCCGCTGGTGCTCATGATGCACGGCGGCCCATCCAATGCCTCGCGGCTGGGCTTTTATGGGCTGGGGCAGGCCGTGGCGGCGCGCGGGTACGTGGTGTTTCAGCCCAACTACCGGGGCAGCGACAACCTGGGCTACGCCTTTCAACGGGCCATTCGGGAAGATGCCGGCGCCGGGCCGGGGCGCGACGTGCTGGCCGGCATTGCCATGCTCGAACAGCGCGGCTGGGTCGACAGCACCCGCATCGCGCTTTCGGGCGCTTCCTACGGCGGGTTTATGACGACCTGGCTCATGGGCGAGTCGCGGCGCTGGCGCTGCGCGGTGGCTGCAGCCCCCGTCACCGATTTATTGGACAGCTACAACCTGAGCGACAACAACATCGCCAACGCCGGACACTACGGGCCTTCGCCCTGGCGCAGCGCCCAAAACCTGGAGCGGTACCGCGCGCAGTCGCCGCTCTCGCGAGCGGGCCGCTGGCGTACACCCACCCTGATTCTGCACAACGTGAATGACTTTCGCGTGCCCATCACCAATTCCTACAAGCTCTATCACGCTCTGCAGGACAACGGGGTGGCCGTGCGCTTTGTGGCCTTCCCCATCGCCGCCCACACCCCCTCCGACCCCGTGCGGCTGCGGGAATGGAACCGCCTCTGGGTGGACTGGCTCGACCAGTACCTGCAGCCGGAAGCCGCCACGGCCGCGCCCGGCAAGTAA